The Alosa sapidissima isolate fAloSap1 chromosome 6, fAloSap1.pri, whole genome shotgun sequence genome window below encodes:
- the mfsd4b gene encoding sodium-dependent glucose transporter 1 isoform X2, producing MITLTLCASFLGLGMCISVLGPTLGDLANNVNKNISNISYIFVGRSVGYIGGSLLGGILFDCMNPHLLLGFSMLVTAFGMIAIPFCKKALFLTALMSCVGISMGFLDTGGNVLILNIWGSQAGPHMQALHFSFAAGAFVSPIIAKLVFGKDHAKAANDTVEASSPLADRVAQTLSSALHISQGPMYAYFVIGALILLISLAFFILYSCGTPSRDRSHSESGAPLVAKQHTTLVCLLAIFFFWYVGAEVAYGSFIFTYAKDYARMNQAEAAGLNSLFWGTFAATRGLAIFFAACMYPGTMILLNLVGCTLSSLLLTLFNTSSLALWSCTALYGASMATTFPSGLSWLEQYTAVTGRAAAVFVVGAALGEMVLPAVMGFLLGKPSLRQHPLLMLLALTTATITSILFPVMYKLAAAPTTPGKRPRVRGRESDDNEFRQALLDSGANDDDDYDDEEVAENDEEADHWNDADFEVIEMDDASLMNSPNKVVSPPDVTMSSAAAPSIDPFSLPTLSESPSKYETSSPRRKLLVTLDREKND from the exons ATGATCACTTTAACACTTTGTGCATCTTTCCTTGGACTG GGAATGTGCATCTCTGTACTTGGTCCTACACTGGGGGACTTGGCCAACAACGTCAATAAGAACATCAGTAATATTTCCTATATCTTTGTGGGTCGCTCAGTTGGATACATTGGGGGCTCCCTTCTTGGAGGGATCCTCTTTGACTGCATGAACCCCCACCTACTTTTAG GATTCTCCATGTTGGTCACAGCATTTGGGATGATTGCCATCCCCTTCTGCAAAAAGGCCCTCTTCCTTACAGCCTTAATGTCCTGTGTTGGCATTTCCATGGGCTTTTTAGACACAG GTGGTAATGTCCTGATCCTGAACATCTGGGGCAGCCAGGCAGGGCCTCACATGCAGGCCTTGCACTTCAGCTTCGCCGCAGGGGCCTTCGTCTCGCCCATCATCGCCAAGCTGGTGTTTGGCAAGGACCACGCCAAGGCGGCCAACGACACAGTGGAGGCTTCCTCGCCCCTCGCCGATAGAGTGGCCCAGACCCTGAGCTCGGCGCTGCACATCTCACAGGGGCCCATGTACGCGTACTTTGTGATCGGGGCCTTGATCCTGCTCATCTCTCTGGCCTTCTTCATCCTCTACTCCTGCGGCACGCCCTCCAGAGACAGATCGCACTCGGAATCCGGGGCGCCCCTGGTTGCTAAGCAACACACCACCCTCGTCTGTCTCCTCGCCATCTTCTTTTTCTGGTACGTGGGCGCCGAGGTGGCGTACGGCTCCTTCATCTTCACCTACGCGAAGGACTACGCGCGCATGAACCAGGCCGAGGCGGCGGGCCTCAACTCGCTGTTCTGGGGCACGTTCGCCGCCACCCGCGGGCTGGCCATCTTCTTTGCGGCCTGCATGTACCCTGGCACCATGATCCTGCTCAACTTGGTGGGCTGCACCTTGTCGTCGCTGCTGCTCACCCTCTTCAACACGAGCAGCCTGGCGCTGTGGTCCTGCACGGCGCTCTACGGCGCCTCCATGGCCACCACCTTCCCCAGCGGCCTCTCTTGGCTGGAGCAGTACACGGCGGTGACGGGCCGTGCGGCAGCGGTCTTTGTGGTGGGGGCAGCGCTGGGCGAGATGGTGCTGCCCGCCGTCATGGGCTTCCTGCTGGGCAAGCCGTCCCTGCGGCAGCACCCGCTGCTCATGCTGCTGGCCCTGACCACGGCCACCATCACCTCCATCCTCTTCCCCGTCATGTACAAGCTGGCCGCCGCACCCACCACGCCCGGGAAGAGGCCACGCGTGAGGGGCAGGGAGTCGGACGACAACGAGTTTCGCCAGGCCCTGCTGGACTCTGGTgccaatgatgatgatgattatgatgatgaagaGGTGGCTGAGAACGACGAAGAAGCCGACCACTGGAATGACGCAGACTTTGAGGTCATCGAGATGGATGACGCCAGCCTCATGAACTCCCCGAACAAGGTGGTGTCGCCTCCAGACGTGACTATGAGCTCAGCAGCTGCCCCCAGCATCGACCCCTTCAGCCTGCCTACACTGTCCGAATCCCCGAGCAAATATGAAACCAGCTCCCCCCGTAGGAAACTACTGGTCACTCTTGACAGGGAAAAGAATGATTGA
- the LOC121711242 gene encoding sodium-dependent glucose transporter 1-like encodes MQALHFSFAAGAFVSPIIAKLVFGKDHAKAANDTVEASSPLADRVAQTLSSALHISQGPMYAYFVIGALILLISLAFFIPYSCGTPSRDRSRSESGAPLVAKQHTTLVCLLAIFFFWYVGAEVAYGSFIFTYAKDYARMNQAEAAGLNSLFWGTFAATRGLAIFFAACMYPGTMILLNLVGCTLSSLLLTLFNTSSLALWSCTALYGASMATTFPSGLSWLEQYTAVTGRAAAVFVVGAALGEMVLPAVKFRG; translated from the coding sequence ATGCAGGCCTTGCACTTCAGCTTCGCCGCAGGGGCCTTCGTCTCGCCCATCATCGCCAAGCTGGTGTTTGGCAAGGACCACGCCAAGGCGGCCAACGACACAGTGGAGGCTTCCTCGCCCCTCGCCGATAGAGTGGCCCAGACCCTGAGCTCGGCGCTGCACATCTCACAGGGGCCCATGTACGCGTACTTTGTGATCGGGGCCTTGATCCTGCTCATCTCTCTGGCCTTCTTCATCCCCTACTCCTGCGGCACGCCCTCCAGAGACAGATCGCGCTCGGAATCCGGGGCGCCCCTGGTTGCTAAGCAACACACCACCCTCGTCTGTCTCCTCGCCATCTTCTTTTTCTGGTACGTGGGCGCCGAGGTGGCGTACGGCTCCTTCATCTTCACCTACGCGAAGGACTACGCGCGCATGAACCAGGCCGAGGCGGCGGGCCTCAACTCGCTGTTCTGGGGCACGTTCGCCGCCACCCGCGGGCTGGCCATCTTCTTTGCGGCCTGCATGTACCCTGGCACCATGATCCTGCTCAACTTGGTGGGCTGCACCTTGTCGTCGCTGCTGCTCACCCTCTTCAACACGAGCAGCCTGGCGCTGTGGTCCTGCACGGCGCTCTACGGCGCCTCCATGGCCACCACCTTCCCCAGCGGCCTCTCTTGGCTGGAGCAGTACACGGCGGTGACGGGCCGCGCGGCAGCGGTCTTTGTGGTGGGGGCAGCGCTGGGCGAGATGGTGCTGCCCGCCGTAAAATTCAGAGGCTAA
- the mfsd4b gene encoding sodium-dependent glucose transporter 1 isoform X1 produces the protein MSVSVTSQPVVKKKQVRFASMEDDDDNDDQEEDTLFDKRKDVRKGFKSMIKSNVNKKLASAGFDSVKIISGGRGANDPGVCGRWMITLTLCASFLGLGMCISVLGPTLGDLANNVNKNISNISYIFVGRSVGYIGGSLLGGILFDCMNPHLLLGFSMLVTAFGMIAIPFCKKALFLTALMSCVGISMGFLDTGGNVLILNIWGSQAGPHMQALHFSFAAGAFVSPIIAKLVFGKDHAKAANDTVEASSPLADRVAQTLSSALHISQGPMYAYFVIGALILLISLAFFILYSCGTPSRDRSHSESGAPLVAKQHTTLVCLLAIFFFWYVGAEVAYGSFIFTYAKDYARMNQAEAAGLNSLFWGTFAATRGLAIFFAACMYPGTMILLNLVGCTLSSLLLTLFNTSSLALWSCTALYGASMATTFPSGLSWLEQYTAVTGRAAAVFVVGAALGEMVLPAVMGFLLGKPSLRQHPLLMLLALTTATITSILFPVMYKLAAAPTTPGKRPRVRGRESDDNEFRQALLDSGANDDDDYDDEEVAENDEEADHWNDADFEVIEMDDASLMNSPNKVVSPPDVTMSSAAAPSIDPFSLPTLSESPSKYETSSPRRKLLVTLDREKND, from the exons atgtctgtgtctgttaccAGTCAGCCGGTGGTAAAAAAGAAGCAGGTTCGGTTTGCTAGCATGGAGGATGACGATGATAACGATGATCAAGAGGAGGATACACTGTTTGACAAGAGGAAAGACGTCAggaaaggttttaaaagtatgATAAAAAGTAATGTGAACAAGAAGCTAGCGAGTGCGGGATTCGATAGCGTTAAAATAATAAGTGGTGGTCGGGGAGCCAACGACCCCGGGGTTTGTGGACGCTGGATGATCACTTTAACACTTTGTGCATCTTTCCTTGGACTG GGAATGTGCATCTCTGTACTTGGTCCTACACTGGGGGACTTGGCCAACAACGTCAATAAGAACATCAGTAATATTTCCTATATCTTTGTGGGTCGCTCAGTTGGATACATTGGGGGCTCCCTTCTTGGAGGGATCCTCTTTGACTGCATGAACCCCCACCTACTTTTAG GATTCTCCATGTTGGTCACAGCATTTGGGATGATTGCCATCCCCTTCTGCAAAAAGGCCCTCTTCCTTACAGCCTTAATGTCCTGTGTTGGCATTTCCATGGGCTTTTTAGACACAG GTGGTAATGTCCTGATCCTGAACATCTGGGGCAGCCAGGCAGGGCCTCACATGCAGGCCTTGCACTTCAGCTTCGCCGCAGGGGCCTTCGTCTCGCCCATCATCGCCAAGCTGGTGTTTGGCAAGGACCACGCCAAGGCGGCCAACGACACAGTGGAGGCTTCCTCGCCCCTCGCCGATAGAGTGGCCCAGACCCTGAGCTCGGCGCTGCACATCTCACAGGGGCCCATGTACGCGTACTTTGTGATCGGGGCCTTGATCCTGCTCATCTCTCTGGCCTTCTTCATCCTCTACTCCTGCGGCACGCCCTCCAGAGACAGATCGCACTCGGAATCCGGGGCGCCCCTGGTTGCTAAGCAACACACCACCCTCGTCTGTCTCCTCGCCATCTTCTTTTTCTGGTACGTGGGCGCCGAGGTGGCGTACGGCTCCTTCATCTTCACCTACGCGAAGGACTACGCGCGCATGAACCAGGCCGAGGCGGCGGGCCTCAACTCGCTGTTCTGGGGCACGTTCGCCGCCACCCGCGGGCTGGCCATCTTCTTTGCGGCCTGCATGTACCCTGGCACCATGATCCTGCTCAACTTGGTGGGCTGCACCTTGTCGTCGCTGCTGCTCACCCTCTTCAACACGAGCAGCCTGGCGCTGTGGTCCTGCACGGCGCTCTACGGCGCCTCCATGGCCACCACCTTCCCCAGCGGCCTCTCTTGGCTGGAGCAGTACACGGCGGTGACGGGCCGTGCGGCAGCGGTCTTTGTGGTGGGGGCAGCGCTGGGCGAGATGGTGCTGCCCGCCGTCATGGGCTTCCTGCTGGGCAAGCCGTCCCTGCGGCAGCACCCGCTGCTCATGCTGCTGGCCCTGACCACGGCCACCATCACCTCCATCCTCTTCCCCGTCATGTACAAGCTGGCCGCCGCACCCACCACGCCCGGGAAGAGGCCACGCGTGAGGGGCAGGGAGTCGGACGACAACGAGTTTCGCCAGGCCCTGCTGGACTCTGGTgccaatgatgatgatgattatgatgatgaagaGGTGGCTGAGAACGACGAAGAAGCCGACCACTGGAATGACGCAGACTTTGAGGTCATCGAGATGGATGACGCCAGCCTCATGAACTCCCCGAACAAGGTGGTGTCGCCTCCAGACGTGACTATGAGCTCAGCAGCTGCCCCCAGCATCGACCCCTTCAGCCTGCCTACACTGTCCGAATCCCCGAGCAAATATGAAACCAGCTCCCCCCGTAGGAAACTACTGGTCACTCTTGACAGGGAAAAGAATGATTGA